The Halorientalis sp. IM1011 genome window below encodes:
- a CDS encoding KEOPS complex subunit Pcc1 produces MRAVIETTHGDHERAAMVAAALAPDNTDEMSTTVDGETVRTEIERESTGGLHATVDDYVVNCTVADELTQTQS; encoded by the coding sequence ATGAGAGCCGTCATCGAGACGACCCACGGCGATCACGAGCGGGCCGCGATGGTCGCGGCCGCACTCGCGCCGGACAACACCGACGAGATGTCGACGACGGTCGACGGCGAGACGGTCAGGACGGAGATCGAACGGGAGTCGACCGGCGGGTTGCACGCGACGGTCGACGATTACGTGGTCAACTGTACAGTCGCGGACGAACTAACCCAGACACAATCATGA
- a CDS encoding 30S ribosomal protein S15, with the protein MARMHTRRRGSSDSDKPVADEPPEWSDVDADAVEERVVELAEQGHSPSEIGLKLRDEGVQGTPVPDVSLVTDKKVTEILEENDAEPEFPEDLRNLMKRAVRLRDHMDENPNDHQNKRALQNTQSKIRRLVDYYRGDELDADFTYSYDTAKELL; encoded by the coding sequence ATGGCACGAATGCACACACGCCGCCGCGGCTCGTCCGACTCGGACAAGCCCGTGGCAGACGAACCGCCGGAGTGGAGCGACGTCGACGCCGACGCCGTCGAAGAGCGCGTCGTCGAACTGGCAGAACAGGGGCACAGTCCCAGCGAGATCGGGCTGAAGCTCCGCGACGAGGGCGTTCAGGGGACGCCGGTTCCCGACGTGAGCCTCGTCACGGACAAGAAGGTCACGGAGATCCTCGAGGAGAACGACGCCGAACCCGAGTTCCCCGAGGACCTACGCAACCTGATGAAGCGGGCCGTCCGCCTGCGCGATCACATGGACGAGAACCCCAACGACCACCAGAACAAGCGCGCGCTCCAGAACACGCAGTCGAAGATCCGCCGCCTGGTCGATTACTACCGCGGCGACGAACTCGACGCCGACTTCACGTACTCCTACGACACCGCCAAGGAACTCCTGTAG